The Lolium rigidum isolate FL_2022 chromosome 1, APGP_CSIRO_Lrig_0.1, whole genome shotgun sequence region ATCGCCGAGTTCCAGCCGCAGTGCGTGACGAAGCAGCCCACCGCCGCGTGCGAGAGCACCCGCACCTGGTCGCACCACTCCACCACCATGCCGTTCTTGATCCGCGCCTCAGCCTCGGCGAGCTCCGCCTTGTTGTCCTTCCGGACGACCCAGAGGTACGGCCTCCCGCTCTCCTCGAGGCCCCGGAGCAGCTCGTCGAGCTGCTCATTGGCCATCCGTGCCAGGCTCCCGAACGAGACGTACACCACGGAGCTGACCGGCCTGGCGTCCAGCCATTCGATGTACTTGGCGTCATCCAGCTTGAAGAGGCCGGCCTCGTCGCCGGCCGGAAGCACCGGGCCGATCGGGAGGACCTCGTACGCTCCCAGGGCGCCGAGCGTGCCGGTCTCGAGTTCTTTGCATGTGTTGACGATGACCGTCGCCTTGGGGGTTTCCCTGTCGAGGGCGTCGAAGAGGTCGCGGGTGGTGGTGTAGATGGAGTGGAAGAAGTCCGAGGGGTCGGTGGAGTCGGTGATGAAGGACGGGAAGTCCCGGACGGCCAGCGGCGGGAGGCCCGGGAGCCGCACGAGGAAGGACGGGTCGTGGCGGTGCTCGGCCACGACGCCGGCGTGGCCGTGGAAGTAGTGGTAGTAGACGGCGAGCACGGCGGCGGGCTGGATCCAGTACAGTGCGGACGGGACGCCCCTGTCTCGCGCGACGTCGGCGGCCCACGGCAGGAGCATCGTGTACACGACGCGGGTCACGGGGCGGCCGCGCGCGGCGAGCGCGTCCACGAGCTCCCCGACGCTGCGCGCGCCCGCGACATGGAAGCCCGCCACGTAGGCGTTGAACGCGGCGTGGTCGCTGCTCGGCACGTACCCGGTCTCCGTGCCGTCGGAGAAcgggaggagctcgaggcggcctTCGTCGGCGCCGTCCGGCGCGTCCGCCGGGAACATGCGGCGGTGGGCGGCTTCGGTGGTGGAGAAGGTGACGAGCGcgtcgggggcggcggcgagcAGGCGCCTGGCGAGGCGGAGCGCCGGCGCGATGTGGCCCTGGAGCGGGTAGGTGAGCAGGAGGAAGTGCGGCCGCGGAGACATGGCCGGCTTCTCTTCCTGACCTGACCTGCGATGGAGTTCGTGTGGCCGGCGTTTGCTGTAGCTCGAGATGGACAATCTCGATCAGAGATGGACACTCGATCAGCCTCTTCTCCTGACCTGTGACTTGGAGTGTGGCTTTAGCTAGCTCGAGATCGGCGCTCGATCAGCGACGACGGCAAGTAAGCGACTTGTGTGGAGGCGGGAGAGAGTGAGGTCTAGAGTAACAAAACCATCAGAAAGGTTGGCTTTCCTCCATTTGTTCGTAAAGTCCAATTATCACTGGGTGAAGTCAACAAGCAATCAGGCACGGCACTCGGCAGGGAGCAGGAACGGCGGCCAGCCGGTTCAGACACGGGTGCTGCCGGTGAGGGAACGGAGATTCATTTGGTCCGTTCTAGTTTTTGGTTTGTTTTAGTTTTTGGTTTGTTTTGATTTATTTGGATATATTGGTGGTGGCTGTCTAGCTGCTAGACCAGCATGCGCAACTGCTCAATCGACCCATTCGGTCCGAGTTAATCATTTAGTCAGCGGACTGTGGTCAAACAGTTTTAAATAAAGTTAAAACACGTGATCTTGGGTCTCGACGTGTCGTCTGAATCTAAAGGAACAAACACTCCAGCCATCCACATGAGGGTGAAATGGCGACAGGACACGAGGTAGGAATAGGTCGGGATAGAACTGAACCCTAGGAAATGATAGAAAAAACACTAGGAAGAGAACAAAGGAAATCTCAGCTTGACTTTTTTTTATCTTGAGATCCGGTACAGATATCTTTCCACACGTTAGATCGATCCGCAGATGGTACTAATGAAATGAAATGGGGCGCTTGTGATATCTGgaccacatgtgtgacttagggatTTGAGCCTTCAGTTGACCAGGCAAGTGGCATCTCCCCGTATAGACTCTGTATTCCCGTATACTGGATTTATCCGCCACTCCACCAGAGATTCCTGGTGGTGGGCCCCATGCTGGACCCCGCGCACATCGACCTCCCTCATCGCGCATCCCCCCACCCACCCCGGCGTTCGGGATCTCATCTTGCGCCGCCTCCTTTACCGGAGGAATCCTAGCTCCCGTCATGTCCCCGTGGCCCGGATCCAAAGCGGACGGAAGCGTCCCGAGTCGTCCCTTCGGAGCGATGGTTTCGCTGGGATTCCGAGCTTGACAATGAGGTGATTTCATTATTCTTGTCCATCCTTTccccgatttttggcttatttatcTTATTCAACGATTATGTTTTCCAATCCGGAGTTTCGACGACTACGATCCGTTCTTGGATCTGCCTCGAGAAATCCTGGATCCGGGCTTCACGGGGCTGGATTTGAAGACGCATCACAGATGCCGTCACGGCGACGCCCCGTAGAGGAAGGTTGCCTTTGACATGGCCGCCACAAGGAGAAGATTCCTTGGATGTGCTCGTCAGGTGAGCTAACTGTTTTCCAGCTCAAAGCAATTTTGTGTTGGGGGTGGGGGGGAGGGACTGAGATATCAGAAACGCACAATTGTTTATGGATTATTGTCCCGTGCCTTGTACCTTTGGCTAGTTGTGCTCTGTAATCTTAGTTAACAATCTGTTTGTGATGGTGTGTGTTGACAGCAGgtataaaaagagaaaaaagtgCTTTAATTTGTGGTCACCTATATTCCCAACCAAGTGTAATGGTGTGTGTTGACAGCAGAACTTTTAATCACAATTTTAGAAAACATGACGATGAGATAAGGTAGCCAAAGAAATTTGTCACTGGGGGTGTAGGACTACCAATACATGATCTGATTGTAACGAGTTGCTCCACTTCATGAAAAGATTGGCTATGCTGTGACAATTGATGGATAATACTGTACAAGGGAATGAAATACCAGGGATCTGTATAGTCGGAATGGTGAGGAAGTATGGTGATGACTAACAGTGAATATAATTTCTGTACGGTCAGTTGTAGAAGGTTTCTCAAAGACACATACATGCTAGTGATTCCTTCCCCGAGTAAGTGTAGCTCTTTGTTTATAAAGAATAACACGTGCTATATTAACATTCATTGAAAATTCAGATATAGACTGTCTTATCATTGTGTAAATAAAAACTTTATCTGAAGATTCTGGTCTATGCGCTTGTCATTTTGCAGGGGGCGGAGCGTTGCTCATTTGTCGTGTGGATCGACGAACCTTGGATCCTGTATTAACTAGGTCTTTAATTCGCTTGTGGAGTTTGCTTGGGTTAAACTCAAGAAACGAACTTCTGCCAAATGATGTGGAAGCGCCCACTGATCAAGCATACATAGCTCTATGGACTGAGAAAAACAACCTGCAGCTTGCATTTGAGCAGAAGGAACACCAAATGAAGACTAGGGAGCTCAGGCTTAAGGAAGTTATCCGGCACAACAACGAGAGAGCATCACGCTCTTTAAACATCTATGCCAATGTGTTCATCTTCTGCCGCCAGCGATGCGATTTTTGATCTCCCTTCAGAGATCCCTGATCCGTGTTTTTAGGGCCGGAGGTGAACACAAATAACAGGTGCCGCCATGGCAATGTCCCGCAGCTGAAGGTGGCTTTCGATATGGCTGCATCTGGCAGGAGTTTCCTTGGCTGCCATCAGTAAGTTTGAGCAGAGGGAGCACAAGCTGAAGGAATTAATCAGATAAAGCTTTGAGATCTTCAAACAGTTATGCTAATGAGTGCATCTCTGCAGTCAGTATAGGTGTTACTCTGTTTTGCTATAGTTGCCTTCATATTATTTAAATAGGCCTTCCGTTCAATCTGATCAACAATTCATGTAACATAGAAGAACTATGTTCCAGCTTAATGTGTGAGAAACTATAACTGTACATGAAAACTTGTCTTTTATCATCAAATTGATCGTGACCATGCAGGTTGCCAATATATTTGTTTGTACATCATAAGAATTAGAGCGTCCAGTTTGGGATTCATTTTTCAAATATGTTGCTGGTGTCTATGATTCCAATACAATTGAAAAAATGGCAGGACTTTATAGCGATTGGTGTTGTACTCTTCCGTCGTTCTAGGCGGTACTCCCCATAAAGCCAGATTATTTTAATTTGTTATAATGACATATTCTGTGGGTTTCGTTAAGCTATTTTGATCTGATTGTGCCAACTTAAACTCCTGGTTTTACTAGTACCTGGAGATAGATATCCATCCATATTTTAAAGGCAGGACTGTATGGCTCGGCACTCTGGACGCTACCTGTCCATCCGCGCTGGAGTAGTAGATTCTGTACTGCTATTCAGATGCATTAACGTTTTTGAATTCGCCCCATTCAAGTAAATTTATGGCACTCGGGAAATGCGCGTGCATGCTTTCTCAGCAAACTTTTCTGCTGAATGATTTAAATATATAATATGCTCAGATGCCAGACAGCACCAGACACATTCAGATTCCTGGATTGCATACTCTATCGTTCGAAGTCGTTCTATCGTATGAAGTCCTTCATACACCGACATTCAGTGCCTCTTGCGGATTCATATAGTACATCGATCAGAGAAGCCACCCGGGCATTGATTGGAATCCTATACCAGGTCCCGCTGCCGCTCCGTGTAGTCGATGCAGGCCAGTACAACCGTCCGACGACCGACGGTCGCTCTGCAGCAGTATGGACCGTTGGGTAGCGTCATCGTACCATCAGAGTAGAAAAAAATGTGATTCTTCTTCCCAACAAGTGGAAGCAACCTTACGATTTTTTTTATGCAGTCCGATTTTGAAAAAATGTATAATTTCATATGATCCTGATTTACAAAAAGTTGGATGCAATTTTCGCCGGTGAACTGAATATTTTCCTACTGATATAGTCTCGCTTGCAACAATGCACATAAAAATCATACCTGAATGCTCGAATATCGGCCCAGTCTCGATACCGCTGGTTATGCACAAAAAATGACCCGAACACATCTCGGAGAAAATGTCGGCCCGGATATTTTTATTGGGTGCTTGGAATTCGTTTTCGGAACCTTAGTAGATGCGTGATAGTTGGCGGGAGTCAACCCAAACATAAACGTAAGTGGGACGATCAGAGCGTTGCTCTCAAGGAGATGGATTTGAGAGTTGTTGGAGGGAAGTTGATGGCCAAGGCGGACAAGGTGAAGTCCAATGCTAGAGCCACAAACATCCGAATCATGATGGTGGAGATTTAGGTATACGGGTAGGCTAGGATTGATGTAGTCATAGATCAGGAGATTACCCGTAAACAAAATTTTCTACCAGATTAGATCATGAAGCACGTCAGGCGGTCCTTGAGAAGCTCCCTCATGTGTGGCTCGTCCAAGTGCTACAGATGCAGCACCTCCAAAGTATCCACACCTACGAAGTGGAAGCGCCGCACGCCGAACTGCTAGGTCAGCACTAAGGCATGAGAGGAGTGGCGGCTAGGTCGAGTGGTTCAACCCTAATCAGCTCGCCCCACCATCTCTTACATAGTCTAATGCGGACCCAATCTGGATTAGGCTTCCAACCCCTTAAGCGTGTGACCCTATATGTTCACACGCGAATAGACATGACACGAGTACTTCTAGTCCGACAATAGTTGGTAACGGCCTCTAGTTGTTCATAACATGTGTCTACATCACTGGTTTGACATCTCCATATCTATGGACTGCTAGGTCAGCACGTGCAACTGAGGCGTGAGATGAGTGGCGGCGCCTAGGTGCAGTGGTTCAACACCGAACCCTCTCTTGTATAGGCATCCCTGATGAGCTTAAACACTTGAGCCCCATTAGGACACTGAGCCTAGTCAAATGCGGATCCAATTCGGATTAGGCTTTCAACcccttaagtgtgtgaccctatATGTTCACACGCGAATAGACATGACACATGTACTTCTACTCGTAAAATAGTTGGTAGCGGCCTCTAGTTGTTCATATCATGTGTCCACATCACTGGTTTGCTATCTTCATGTCTATGGCATGCGTGACACACAGTTATAACCCAAGCGATATGCTAGTCCAATATTCACATACGTCCTCACATGAACTCCGACTAAGGACAACTTTAGAAAACCCTACAAGTAAACGAGTTTCACAAACAATTTACATAATTTTCATTCAACGAAGTTGCATGGTAATATAATTTTCCTGTCATTTTTTGAATACATGATCAATAATAACACTCAACATAGAGATATTAACCCTCAATATAATACCTTTACATCTACCAAATATAGGCGATTAGCAAATCTATATGGATTCGAGAACAAATGTCTTAGGCATGCGGTTCATCGATAttccccctgaaactacattttgacTAGCCATGCGGTCCTCGGTTTTGTTTAGGCGATAGATTGTGTTCGGATACATTAAATACATACTAGTCAATGCCAGACTGAGATAAATCTTAATGCTTTCTTAATATAAGAAATAACACACAGTTGAATCTAAAAAATCTCAAGAATTACGCACTTGCATCCTTCTCTATCTCGTCGAACCGTAATCTAGCCATGTGGTACTCAATGGACTAGCTATAACGTACTCTAGGTTTTATCTATTTAACTCACGTGATAGATTGTGTTTGCATATAAATTAAATTTATACTAGTCACGGCTAGACTAATATAAATCTTGGTGGGGGTTTTTAATGTAAAAAACAACATAAAACAACACAATGCATTTCATGAGACTAGTcagaatgggaagtatcatacactagtatcatgcacatgatactagtttatgatactacccccacaatgcatagtatcataacatagtactatcatagtatcatcacatttaatgttttgtagaatcttaatgcaaatttgtgtacatgatgtgtttgtcattaaattttctagttttacgtgctatgatacgatatcatattatgataccactcccatctcccacctcattaattggcgagccacatcagatttttgccaacatggcatgcatgatactacttatgatactctcatTGTGGATAGTCTGAGGTCCTTTGTTAGAATCTCTATATGGTACACAAACATAAATGCATTAGTATATGATACTATTAGATTACCAGATGACTCACATGATGAAATCTTTAATATTGTAGCACGATACATGAGGGGTAGAAACTTAACACTCATAAAACTCAGGCGTAGCAAATGAGTGTGAATTTTCAACATACATGAAGAGTCTAAGAAACTGCAATGGAAATTTGAAACCTAAGAGAAAATCAGAGATGCAATACATAGATGAAATGCTACTGTACTGCATATAATCCTTATCGGAACTTGGCGGTGAATAACTCGGGCTAGTGCAAAGGGCCTGGAGAATTGAAGGACTATCTGAACTCAAATCCAGAACTTAAAAA contains the following coding sequences:
- the LOC124683827 gene encoding UDP-glycosyltransferase 75C1-like, which translates into the protein MSPRPHFLLLTYPLQGHIAPALRLARRLLAAAPDALVTFSTTEAAHRRMFPADAPDGADEGRLELLPFSDGTETGYVPSSDHAAFNAYVAGFHVAGARSVGELVDALAARGRPVTRVVYTMLLPWAADVARDRGVPSALYWIQPAAVLAVYYHYFHGHAGVVAEHRHDPSFLVRLPGLPPLAVRDFPSFITDSTDPSDFFHSIYTTTRDLFDALDRETPKATVIVNTCKELETGTLGALGAYEVLPIGPVLPAGDEAGLFKLDDAKYIEWLDARPVSSVVYVSFGSLARMANEQLDELLRGLEESGRPYLWVVRKDNKAELAEAEARIKNGMVVEWCDQVRVLSHAAVGCFVTHCGWNSAMEAVACGVPMVCVPQMSDQRMNAWLVECEWRIGARAEVGSDGVLRAAEVRRRVEEVMHGDARGAAADWKRAVVEALVKGGSSDHNLRAFMECITSDVQ